From Oncorhynchus keta strain PuntledgeMale-10-30-2019 chromosome 8, Oket_V2, whole genome shotgun sequence:
ataTAGTTTACAcaaatgtagtgtttttgcataCATTTCTGTAGTATTTACTAGTGTTTTTTTGTGAATACCACCATGTGTAGTATagcattctacagtatactacagaattatatagtatgtactgtagtattCCATAGTAAACTGCAGTATTATTTCGTAggtaaatctgaaatgtcagacTACAATTTGCAATCACAGATCACTCTGGgtcagatgttaacagaatgtgtaatTTGGCCTCTTAAACAGAAAAACGATTCAttagaattaggcaggtctgctGCCACATTTTCATATGTCAATCGAACTCAGGCCCCTCCCAGCCAACATAACCATGCATCATTACATGCCGCGTTTTAAAAAGGAACTGCGCTCAACTTTTGCAGGACAGAGGGGGCTCTCTGCAGGGCAGAAAGGACACTTAAATCTGGACTAACCACAAGCCCTGTGTTTTAGGTCACTTTTTTTGTTTTCTCTTTATAATAGCCACAACAGATATGACAGCAACTATCGTTCCTCCTTTCTTAGAATACATCGAAGTGAACAAGGTAACATATGTTCATTGACTGCTTTGAGCGGAGGGCTGAAGCTAACGTACCTGGCTAGCTAATTGCTCAACTAATTTATAGTCGCCTAGCTAGCTCATTAACTTTTTCGGGATTGTTCAGCAAACGTCAGTGAGTACTAGCTGTATGCATGGCATGTAGGTGACAAAGTATAAAGTGCTTAATGGCTGTTAACAATTCAGTACATTTATAATAATTCGCTTACCAGGCAATTTATGTTGTCGCTGTTCATGTCACATGTTATGTTCGGGTCTAGATAAGAGTGCTTACAATCTAACATTACCATTTTTAAATGTTACCTAGATAGTTATGTAGTAACAAACTATTATTTGACAATACAAAGCTTTGCCATCAAACTATGGGTTCACGTCACACGGTATTAAATGATTTGATGAACAGGCGGATTCAACACTAAGGATAGCTACTACTAGTTTTCTTGCAACCATTTGCGCCTTTGACGTGTGCAGTGCAGACTTTGCTGAGAAGCTGTGTGGTGCAGAGATCTGGCaatcatgttattggtcacacgcaTAATTAGCAGCTGTTATTGCGGATGTATCGAAATGCTTGTTTTCCTAGCTCAAACAGTGCATTAGTATCTAAAAATTCACAACACACGAATCTAAAAGTAAAACAATTGAATTAAGAAATATCTAAATATTGGGACGAGCAATGTCAGCGTGGccttgactaaaatacagtaaaatggaatacagtatatacaagtgAGATGAGTAAaccagtatgtaaacattattaaagcgaCCAGTTCCATGTCtttgtatatagggcagcagcctctaaggtgcaggcttGAGTAACCGGGCAATCCCCACTCAGTACGAATTGTAAACAGCTGTGCCTCAGTTTGAAAACATATTGGATCCCGAAAGTAACATGTCAGCATTTGAATACTGTTTATCTATATCCCATTTGAAATAGATAACTTTCAGCAAATGTTTACTGGTTTTAATCGATTGTCTTGTCTATGTTACTAGCATTTGTGCATATTGCTGTCACATGCACATACTAAAGCCATCATTGTTAGGCAGTGATTTTTGTTTGCTAGTTGCCCATTTGTCTTTACCATGTGACTATGGAGATGAGTCTTTCTATATTGCTGTTCAAGAGTTACCTAGGAGAATGAATATTCTGTTCAATGCAAGTAATAAAAGGTCGGGACTGTAACCTCGCTCAAAGTACTGCTAGATCAAAACTGCATTTTTTTTCATTCACTACTGATTGACAGACACATTATCTACATTTTTATGTGACTTTTCTTTGCAGAACAATAAGATgttgaactacaacaacaacactttCGGCGGGCACCATAACAACGGCTCCTCCTTGCTGGACAGGAAGGCGGTGGGGGGCAGTGGGCTGTTGCAGCACTGTGACTCGGTCACCCTTCCCAATGCTAAATTCAACCAGAACCAGTTCATCAACAGTCTGAAGGTGGACCCCTTCTCGCTCCTGATCGGTGGTTGCGGCAGTAAAAACAAGGAGAACTGCTTCCGAGATCGCTCCTTCTCAGAGACCGGGGAGCACCTCAAGCCGGGTAGTCAGCTCCAGGGTCTCGGCATCGGACAGAGCCAGAGCCAGCAGCAGGTCAACTCCAGCCGCTATAAGACGGAGCTGTGCCGACCCTTCGAGGAGAATGGCTCCTGCAAGTACGGTGACAAGTGCCAGTTTGCCCACGGCATGCAAGAACTGCGCAGCCTGAGCCGCCACCCCAAGTACAAGACAGAGTTGTGTCGCACCTTCCACACTATGGGCTTCTGCCCCTACGGCCCGCGCTGCCACTTCATCCACAATGCAGAGGAGCGCCGCGGCCCACCGCCACCCCTATCCACTTTCAACAAGATTGAGCGCCCTCGCCTCCAGCACAGCTTCAGCTTCGCTGGCTTCCCCAGCCAGGGCGGTCTGCAGGTCAGCCCCACCTCGGTCACCCCGCCACCTATCTCCACTGATGAGGACATGAGTGACTGGCCCAGCAAACCCTTCACCTACACCAGCCAGGAGCTGGCCAACCTGTTCGGGCCCAGCTTAGGGGGGGGGCTCCCTGTCTTGGAGCCTGGTCTGCTGACCCCGGCAACGCCCTCCCCCACCGCCCCCTGCTTCTTCCGGCCcatgtcggagtctcccgccagtCCCCCGGACTCTCTCTCAGACCTGGAGGGCTACCAGAGCAGTCAGAGTGGCTCGGAGTCTCCCAGCCTGGACGCCTCACGCCGCCTGCCCATCTTCAGCAGGCTCTCCATCTCTGATGATTAGTGTCTacaaccccccctccccccatgaTCCCGTCCCTCACCTTGTTTACAACCCAGAAGTGGACATGGTAGTTCTATGCAGCAGTGTTGCCACTTAGTCCATAAATCAAAATGCAGATTTCCCCCTCTGCTCCCCCCCTGTCCTCCTCATCTCAGATGAATCTGATTAGCCAATGAACAGAGGTGTCTTTTATTTTACCCAAATGGTCACTAAAGAATCGCGATATGTAGCAGTTAACAATGAGAACACTAGTTCAAGACAAGTCGTCCTTGGGTGAAGGGCTACCATAATGGTGAATGGTAGAGATGGATCAGAACATGTCAGGAGTCCCCTCCTGTTTTGGTGTGTAGTAGTTCTGCATATTGTCACGTGACCATTGCTGCCTGTGCCACAGCTAGCTTCAAACCTCTCATCCTTCTACGCCTCGAGGATTTGTGACAAATCAGTGCTCCATTTACAATGGGTCACCTTTCTCTTAAAATTAAACCAGCAAAAATATTATTGGACAATCAGTTCTGATGAAGTGCCTTGGTGATGTCTGATCAATGTGTACCAAGACATCTGTGGGACTACAATGGTTTTACTTTTAATGATCCCACGTTTTTTCCTGACCCTCTATTTTTGAATTGTGTAATTTTTGGATATGGGGACTAGACAAACGCACAGATGGCTTTTGTTTAGAATCGGGGTGGGAAGAATTAACATTTTATTTTGGTGCTGGTATGTGCTCTCTGGCACCATGACGACAACCCCTAAGAATAATCTGTGGTGCCCTTAGAAAATGTCTCTTTGTAGTCGTGTTGAAGGTCGGAGGAGTAGGACTGTTCATATGAGTAAACTCTGGCCAATCAATATTAATATTTGATCTTggcctgtcctctgtctcccaggACCCCCCACCACCCAGGTTAATAGCTGGCTGAGAGGACCCCTCAGTCTCCACTGTCAAAAATCTGAGTGAAAAGCTCTTTCATTAATTCCACCTTGTTCAACAGTATATTATTATAGTTTAGTTTGTTTTAAAGACCTTGAGGTTTTTCCTTGTCACTGATTATTTAACTTATCAGAATGTATTTATTGCTGATCTTAAAGGCATTTTTTTGTATTTATCTTGATAATGAAACAATAGAATATATTTTCTTTTATGTTAAATTATGATCTTCTGTATTGATtgaagttttttttttcttccacagTTAATATATTATACAGCAATTACTTTTTTCTGTTTTGTAACTACACTTTGATTTATTTAGAAAGTTAATCTTAATTGAAACATATTTTTGTTGTATTTATTGTTTTTCCCCTTCCCTGATGTTTTGAACTGTGGTTCTATCCTAATCCTCCTTCCAGTTGTGGATTGCAGCAGCTCTCCAAGGTTCTCTAGAATGCAGAATTGGGCTTCAGTCCTCTTCCTGTTATTTCACTTTCTTTTGACCAGGACAAACATTAATTTTAGTATTTAAGTCACTCTTAGCCTGTATAACCAGCGTTTTTCTGCTGCTAATGACAAATGGAAATGTCTTGAATTAGTTAATTATGGACGCTTGCATATTCCACAATGCCATGAACCGATTTATTAGTTGTTTTTTTTGCCAAATAAGGTGATGTTTTGGTCATGTTTGTTGTTGGACCAGTCATTCCCATTTAAGTACCTACATTCCAGGTATCCCCAAGCATTGTGCCTTTATCACACGTTTTACAACACGGAGCAGATTTAAGCCTAAACCTCTTGTAGTGGAATAAAGCTTAGCAGGGTTGACATCAATCAACAGGTGAATGTATTCTCTTTTTAGCAGCTGTTGCTGTTCTCTACATTCTTCTTCATTCTCATGTATTATTCTTCTAATGACATATTGCAGTTTAAACTTTAAACCAATAAAACTCATTTCTATTGAATGTCTGTCTTCCTGATTGACAAGGGCTGTTTGCGGCTCAGGTTGGGAAAATGTTCATTGtaatcttttcattttttttgatGTAATCATTAAATGGCAACTCATCCCATGACAATGGTGAGAACTGTTTCAGTAGGGAAAGCAGCCTGTGTCCTAGGAGCTGGCTTCATTTGGCCTGGGCATTGAATGGGAACCATGTTGGTGAAGCAGTGCTAGATAGGATACAAACAATCGCAAGTCTATACTCCAGAAAACTGGGGAACTTGGTTTGAAAGGCTTGGGTTTGAGCACGGCCAAGTAGCTAACCTAACCCCAAATACAGTCAAACAAAATTACTTAAACTGTTTTCCAGGAAAACATTTCCAAGACAGGAAAGATAACTTCTATTCTCTCGCTCAGGGCCTCCTCAAACTATTGTTGGTGGGCTGCTTTACTCTGTTGATTAGAAGCAACCGAGGAACAGCAACAAACTTTCAGTGTTGTGCCCTATCTCGAGGACCTAGATCAGGCTTTCACAGGCTGCATCACCATGGTTACTGTAAGGTAGGAAACTTGAGCTTTTATGGTGTTGACTCTCCCATGTGTTTTGGCCCtaattctctcttctccccccccaGTCCCTCAGTTAGGCCTGTTACAGCTGATGAATTGCGGGTTCAGTTTATTTGTTATTCCACGCTAGCCAGGGCCGGGCCCCCTGAGGCCTGGTCTTATCTCTAATTTCCTCACAGAGACAAGTTAGACTAATGGAGCAACCGTGTTCCTAAGTCAATACAAACTTGAAGCAAAAAATCTGCTCTGTGTTCATTGTAGTACACCGAGCTGCAAAGAACATCCCTTGTTTTGATTACTTCTTACCTCATAATCCAGCTAAGACCTTGTTGGTTCAGTTTTCAGTACAGGGTCCCCCCCACATTTAGTTTTTTTGCCCTAGAATTACTCAGCTGATTCAGATAATCAAAGCTTGATATGTTGGTtaattgaatcagctgtgtaatgtTAGGGcgaaaaccaaaacgtgcacaaGATGGGGGCcacaggaccgagtttggggaaACCTTACACAGGCTCTCAGCTgacttaaagacatgctccggaacTTTGGCAACTACAAagttattatatatttttttaaatacgtCTTTGGGTTGGGTTTGTCAATGTTTAGTTCAAAATCTGTGAGCAGTattactgtcttacctcaattagccactaAATCTCTAATTTGAAAGCGACTGCTTTTCTGGAAGCTCTGCTGCACCATTTTCCCCCACGTGAGCCAGTtcattgcctcattgcctgcatccgtaacgAGTCTGCGGTCAGAAGACCACCCCTCATCATTATCAAacgttccctaaaacacttcagcgagcaagccttcctaatcgacctggcccgggtagcctggaaggatattgacctcatcccgtcagtagaggatgcctggtcattctttaaaagtgccttcctcacaatcttaaataagcatgcccctttcaaaaaaattgtttaaccaggaacagatatagcccttggttctctccagacctgactgcccttgaccagcacaaaaacatactGTGGCATACTGCGTTAGCATTGAATATCCCCCGTGATGTGCAACCTTTCAGGGAacttaggaacaaatatacacaggcagttaggaaagctaaggccagctttttcaagcagaaatttgcatcctgtagcacaaactcaaaatgGTTCTGGGACTCTGGAAGGTCCATggggaataagagcacctcctcccagctgcccactgcactgagactaggaaacaatgtcaccaccgataaattctctataattgagaatttcaataagcatttttctacggctggccatgctttccacttggctacccctaccccggtcaacagccctgcactccccacagcaactaGCCCAAGCCTatccatttctccttcacccaaatccagatagctgatgttcttaaagaactgcaaaacctggacccctacaaatcagctgggctagacaatctggaccctctctttttaaaattatctgctgaaattgttgcaactcctattactagcctgttcaacctctctttcatatcgtctgagattcccaaagattggtaAGCTGCAGCGGTCAAGAgtggagacactctagacccaaattgctacagacatatctatcctaccctgcctttctaaggtcttcgaaagccaagtcaacaaacagattaccgaccatttcgaatcccactgtaccttctctgctatgcaatctggtttcagagctggtcatgggtgcacctcagccacgctcaaggtcctatcatcataaccgccatcgataagagacattactgtgcagccgtattcatcgacctggccaaggatttcgactctgtcaatcaccacattcttattggcagactcaacagccttggtttctcaaattattgcctcacctggttctcAGATAGAAGAAGTAGTCCAtacagacctctggcagtctgtatggggggtgccacagggttcaattctcgggccgactcttttctctgtatacatcaatgatgtcgctctcgcttggatgcagtctatcacagtgccatccgttatgtcaccaaagccccatatattgcCCACCACTGCAACCCGTACACTGTCGTTGGCTGGccatcgcttcatactcgtcaccaaacccactggctcctggtcatctacaagtctctgctaggtaaagccccgccttatctcagctcactggtcaccatagcatcatcCACGCgcaccagcaggtatatctcactggtcacccccaaagccaattcctccttaggccgcctttccttccagttctctgctgccaatgactggaatgaactgcaaaaatcactgtaGCTtgagacccatatctccctcactagctttaagcaccagctgttagagcagctcacagatcactgcacctgtacatacctcatctgtaaatagcccatccaatcaacctcatccccatactctatttatttatttatcttgctcctttgcaccccagtatctctacttgcacattcatcttttgcacatctaccattccagtgtctaattgctatattgtaattacttcgccaccatggcccatttattgccttacctctcatATCTTAaatcatttgcactcactgtatatagatttttcttttgtctactgtattattgaccttattatgtttgtttattccatgtgtaactctgtgttgttgtacgtAAGTGTCGaaatgctatgctttatcttggccaggtcgcagttgtaaatgagaacttgttctcaactagcctacctggttaaataaataaatataaaccaGATGAACACACAGCAGAAAGAGAGCACAATGAAGTGGTACACATCTGCACATGTGTGACGCAGTTCACAGTTTTCACAGTTTTCAGGGACCACCTTTGCTCATGagcgctactttcagaactacggTATAAAATGTAAACAAAGTACAGGAGAATATCTTTAACCCTTTTGTGATTGCAACCTAGAAACCAAAGCACTTCTTGTTAATGACTAAACACACCCAAGTTGTGAAACCTGACTAGAGAGAGAAGTGTAGGTGGGTGTTGCCTGAGAGACAGGGTATAACATATTCTCTGGGGGAGCCTGCAGACCCTAAGCACACTGATCACTGATTCCTGTTTCATAGTAAAGAGTTGTGAAGGAGGGTTACTGTGCCTTTAACAGCtgcaggggaggagaagaggccaGTTCTGTAGTTGTTGAGTAATGTTTCTGATGCTGCTATAGACTTTGCGATATCTCTATCCTCTGTTTTACCCTGTTTGCGAATGAAGAGAACAAACTGAGAGATACATACCtcctcctctgtagctcagttgataGAGAATGGTGTTGgacaaaagcatctgctaaatggcatatattataaactcagcaaaaaaagaaacatcctctcactgtcaactgcgtttattttcagcaatcttaacatgtgtaaatatttgtatgaacataacaagattcaacaactgagacataaactgaacaagttccacagacatgtgactaacagaaatggaacaaagtgtccctgaacaaagcgggggtcaaaatcaaaagtaagtcagtatctggtgtggccaccaactgcattaagtactgcagtgcatcacctcctcatggactgcaccagatttgccagatcttgctgtgagatgttaccccactcttccaccaagacacctgcaagttcccggacatttctgggaggaatggccctagccctcaccctccaaacCAACAGGTCCCTGACGTAAGCATTGGGATTGATATTTTAGGCTCTTCACTggctatggcagaacactgacattcctgtcttgcaggaaatcacacacagaactaGCAGCATGgctgggggcattgtcatgctggagggtcatgtcaggatgagcctgcaggaagggtaccacatgagggaggaggatgtcttctctgtaacgcacagcattgagatttcctgcaatgacaacaagctcagtccgatgatgctgtgacacaccgaccACGGacaccatgacggaccctccatctccaaatagatcatgctccagagtacaggcctcggtgtaacggtCATTTCTtcaacgataaacacgaatccgaccatcacccctggtgagacaaatccGTGGCACTTTTTGCAGTCCTGtactggtccagcgatggtgggtttttgcccataggcgacgttgttgccggtgatgtctggtgaggacctgccttacaacaggcctacaagcccccagtccagcctctctcagcctattgcggacagtctgagcactgatggagggattgtgtgttcctggtgtaactcgggcagttgttgttgaaatcctgtacctgtcccgcaggtgtgatgttcgaatgtatcgatcctgtgcaggtgtttttacacgtggtctgccactgcgaggatgatcagctgtccgtcctgtcttcctgtagcgctgtctcacagtacgaacattgccatttattgccctggccacatctgcagtcctcatgcctccttgcagcatgcctaaggcacgttcacgcagatgagtagggaccctgggcatccttcttttggtgtttttcggagtcagtagaaaggcctcttcacTGTCCTACGTTTTTATAACTGTGACCTTgtttgcctaccgtctgtaagctgttaatgtcttaacgaccgttccacaggtgcatgttcattaattgtttatggttcattgaacaagcatgggacaccgtgtttaaaccctttacaattaagatctgtgaagttatttggatttttacgaattatcattgaaagacagggtcctgaaaaagggacgtttatttttttctgTTTATATGATATATTATACCTCCTGGGTTCTCCCCATCAGACTAAAGCATTTGGCTCTGCCTACACCAATAGCACTGAGGAAAGCCCAGATTTAAAAAGATGTGATGAACACATACAAGGGTATAAATTAGCATAagggaaggggtgagagagagaagtttAACTCTATGGGCAGGGTAACATATCAGCAGGCCTATTTGAATGGCCGATTCACGGACAGGCCTACTTAACTGATAAGTCACTAAGCAGAGTTTGCCAAAGTAAAGACATGATTGAGTTGATCAAGGGAGGAGGAAATCAAATTTCTCTGATGAGTttttcttgacacactgctcgcttatcctggaagccagccgcaccaatgtgtcggtggAAACACCATCCAGCTGGTGACCGTGTATGCTCCCagccgccacaggagtcgctagagcgcgatgggacaaggacattccggccggccaaaccctcccctaacccggacgacgctgggccaattgtgtgtcacctcatgggtctcccggtcacggctggctgcgacacagcctgggaatGAACCCGGATCTGTGGTGTCGCCTCAAGccctgcagtgccttagaccgctgcgccactcgggaagtCAGTAAAGGATTTATTACACTATCAAACAGAATAACAAACCAGGAAAACGTAAACAAAAGGAGAGTGAATATGGAGCAGGGGGGCCATTCCATCCATCTCCCCCAGGTTATGTTGTCATTCTGTTTCTCATTGGGCAGGAGACAGTGTAGTGAAAGAGGTGAGCTGATCAAAACAGACGGAGTGCGCAAacttcgctccctctctcccagccctGTGACCCTTGTCCAATTCTTCAGTCATTATGGGACATGCTGTTTCCAAGGCACCAGTGCTGTAGTGGCGAAGTCCACCTGCAGGAGCGGAGCTCTGGAGTCCAGTCACGGGGCGCTCCCAGCCTCCTTCAGGCCGTGTCATAACTCCTCGCTTCTGACTGTCTATGACGACGGCGTTGGGATGATAAAAGCAGGTGCGAGGTACAGTACAGTGATTTGAGATGTGCGGTCTTGGCACTGACTAACCTGTCCAgccttctctccccccctcctcagTTACAAACCTACATTTTAAGAAAAGTACAACATGTCTAAAGATTTATTTTCAACATTGCCTGCGCCC
This genomic window contains:
- the LOC118387116 gene encoding mRNA decay activator protein ZFP36L1-like; this encodes MTATIVPPFLEYIEVNKNNKMLNYNNNTFGGHHNNGSSLLDRKAVGGSGLLQHCDSVTLPNAKFNQNQFINSLKVDPFSLLIGGCGSKNKENCFRDRSFSETGEHLKPGSQLQGLGIGQSQSQQQVNSSRYKTELCRPFEENGSCKYGDKCQFAHGMQELRSLSRHPKYKTELCRTFHTMGFCPYGPRCHFIHNAEERRGPPPPLSTFNKIERPRLQHSFSFAGFPSQGGLQVSPTSVTPPPISTDEDMSDWPSKPFTYTSQELANLFGPSLGGGLPVLEPGLLTPATPSPTAPCFFRPMSESPASPPDSLSDLEGYQSSQSGSESPSLDASRRLPIFSRLSISDD